Proteins from a genomic interval of Colias croceus chromosome 2, ilColCroc2.1:
- the LOC123701597 gene encoding uncharacterized protein LOC123701597: MENTTPFQPWAVEDSSKNVKSERELADDAKLHRENVNHPKHRQTASYDKESVVGSSNNPGPSGSTDTGLSPASGKETKMDSGKIASMQQIVENTLSQEGRQRVSQLLEAVEALSGAERLLLYLRLPTGVPPHDPLKQPVNPLGSRAELQQTVTWIQTHLEVDPDVSLPKQDVYDEYIAHCMSCNMKPLSTADFGKVMKQVYPTVRPRRLGTRGNSRYCYAGLRKKVKLEVPQLPDLGESSKEVHVASRETERIICDWAETKLGVKFNSISELSRHVSSLAIQRAPPGPSSASPPPMAVHVPTEESSGPQLMKQLKRKLQGTPGRPKKNKAQEIIVESPPSTSYIGQHSSVKHESELLPESGYAYQPGYMPVYEVRPPFPYAPPPRAHPPHPAHPPHPPHPPHGAHPHPAPPAPHPALPVHEYRAEPYVFEPPYAPRDLTLPDATHNLPINLSSDASLDLSTERTEWPRRRPPDPHAPRLPLPGKKLILETYQSETQASSPRHTETYLPKKMRAAEILCGKTAAPRQPAMGAEQATSSATGVEPSLRPEVAFLEDPKNLPSRSKSTAAALAREEQEAASPTRSVKAPTPRCHRPAQRKYFGRNKSPTRLERAATPESCCGIDGINIKTGIICEEKHSEIFNRERVISICNIDKHDLDDYLNENNSQEHEEELLKYFHPKDTDQETPVSTNATQNAPTFLETSQDPHDEHSQGKNEKISQLRELLAKNLKNQSGSNSQNIPGNQENQTAETFSQVNKPTTTEGAFKPVSTIVETMNNSTLPQNEVNCEKQFNCMPSENGTSTPYNTDNAHQLMSSVGPHLYNGNCNNEPQSPTTRTQQYDFVPISDGCHSPANFHSKSPLGFGQRVNSPSKVNKCAIMSSSLQTSPVSMSTAASPFVSPRNTPVPRSRFFSKPIPKHNGRKRRNPLTLGVTEHCSNNNRPFAIPNDQKFVTKSMCNTNVKYCQPMSAPPSPNILSHYKYQVFQSSGMPNGVNNMCLFTNNSFRENMNGDNSQPLSADPLSSEVSQFFQEPMATYRHGHDATFRSQSVPLKQAINNIGLLSYNNTPVGSVPPTPVPNEFCDFGSLADCDISKAGLNPETLDKIYDAIDSSNEVLNAGTSTSLLNSNDTLTNGCDTLPDQQILTDDQITSFIPSGGELLDRSGQFTETFANNSSSAENVEEFLKRTNSIEFDLSDLETDKNKYYTSRSVPSTPLPYKRVAPNLQIDSRRSRELFPADNYSNVSNGISSKSVPSTPQLAEDRSIFSYSNRDFLINGNSVEICGTSQVRPVVDNDQGLTSPLDVLREDILDPLTPAADLLADLDKIDGAPYVDL; the protein is encoded by the exons ATGGAGAATACAACTCCATTTCAACCGTGGGCAGTAGAAGATAgttcaaaaaatgttaaatcgGAGAGAGAATTAGCAGATGACGCGAAACTTCATCGGGAAAATGTCAATCATCCAAAACATAGGCAAACTGCGTCTTACGATAAAGAGAGTGTCGTTGGTTCAAGCAATAATCCGGGACCATCAGGTTCTACGGATACGGGCTTATCCCCCGCCAGTGGAAAAGAGACCAAAATGGACTCGGGCAAAATAGCTTCCATGCAACAAATTGTTGAGAACACCCtaag tcAAGAAGGAAGACAAAGGGTATCCCAACTGTTAGAAGCAGTAGAAGCTCTGAGTGGCGCAGAGAGATTGTTATTGTACCTCCGACTACCAACAGGGGTACCTCCACATGACCCTTTGAAACAACCTGTCAATCCTCTGGGATCAAG AGCGGAGCTTCAACAGACAGTAACATGGATACAAACACACCTAGAAGTGGACCCTGATGTGTCATTACCAAAACAAGATGTGTATGATGAATATAT CGCACACTGTATGAGCTGTAACATGAAGCCACTGTCCACAGCCGACTTCGGCAAAGTTATGAAGCAGGTATATCCAACTGTGCGCCCGCGACGATTGGGGACGCGCGGGAATTCTAG ATATTGCTATGCGGGTTTACGTAAAAAGGTGAAGTTGGAGGTACCACAACTCCCAGATTTGGGTGAATCATCCAAG GAAGTACATGTAGCATCGCGGGAAACGGAGCGAATAATATGTGACTGGGCAGAAACTAAAttag GTGTGAAGTTCAACAGTATATCGGAACTATCAAGGCACGTGTCCTCGCTAGCGATACAGCGCGCGCCGCCGGGGCCCTCCAGTGCGTCGCCCCCTCCTATGGCAGTGCATG TTCCAACAGAAGAATCTTCCGGTCCACAGTTAATGAAACAGTTGAAGCGGAAATTACAg GGCACCCCGGGAAGACCAAAGAAGAACAAAGCTCAAGAGATTATAGTGGAATCGCCGCCGTCTACCTCATACATCGGGCAGCACTCGTCCGTGAAGCACGAGAGCGAGCTGCTGCCCGAGAGCGGGTACGCGTACCAGCCCGGCTACATGCCCGTGTACGAGGTGCGGCCGCCCTTCCCGTACGCGCCTCCGCCGCGCGCTCACCCCCCGCACCCCGCGCACCCGCCGCACCCCCCGCACCCGCCGCACGGCGCGCACCCGCACcccgcgccgcccgcgccgCACCCCGCGCTGCCCGTGCACGAGTACCGCGCCGAGCCCTACGTATTCGAGCCGCCGTACGCGCCGCGCGACCTCACGCTGCCCGACGCCACGCACAACCTGCCCATCAACCTCAGCAGCGACGCCTCGCTCGACCTCTCCACCGAGCGCACCGAGTGGCCGCGCCGCCGCCCGCCCGACCCGCACGCGCCCCGCCTGCCCCTTCCCGGCAAGAAGCTCATCCTGGAGACCTACCAGAGCGAGACCCAAGCCAGCTCCCCGCGCCACACGGAAACGTACTTACCGAAGAAGATGCGAGCCGCCGAAATACTCTGCGGGAAGACCGCCGCGCCGAGGCAGCCCGCGATGGGTGCGGAACAGGCGACGTCGAGCGCGACCGGCGTCGAGCCGTCCCTTCGTCCCGAGGTTGCTTTTTTAGAGGATCCAAAAAACTTACCGAGCCGGTCCAAAAGCACCGCCGCGGCGCTGGCCCGGGAGGAACAGGAGGCGGCGAGTCCGACTCGGTCGGTGAAGGCTCCGACGCCTAGGTGCCATCGCCCCGCGCAGCGAAAGTATTTCGGCCGAAACAAGAGTCCGACCCGGCTCGAGCGAGCCGCGACTCCGGAGTCCTGTTGCGGTATCGATGGCATCAACATCAAAACTGGAATCATTTGCGAAGAGAAACATTCGGAAATATTTAATCGAGAACGAGTGATCAGCATCTGCAATATCGATAAGCACGACTTGGACGATTATCTCAACGAAAACAACAGTCAGGAACACGAGGAGGAGCTGTTGAAATACTTTCATCCGAAAGACACCGACCAAGAGACACCTGTGAGTACAAACGCGACCCAGAACGCGCCCACTTTTTTAGAGACTAGTCAAGATCCCCACGATGAACATAGCCAAGGcaaaaacgaaaaaatatcacaattGCGAGAGTTATTAGCgaagaatttaaaaaaccaAAGCGGATCTAACTCGCAAAATATTCCAGGAAATCAAGAAAATCAGACTGCGGAAACTTTTAGTCAGGTTAACAAACCTACTACTACGGAAGGAGCTTTCAAGCCTGTGTCGACGATAGTGGAGACAATGAATAATAGCACTCTCCCTCAAAACGAAGTCAATTGTGAAAAGCAATTCAACTGTATGCCCAGTGAAAATGGAACATCGACACCATATAATACGGATAATGCACATCAACTCATGAGTAGTGTGGGCCCACATCTGTACAACGGTAACTGTAACAATGAGCCGCAAAGTCCGACTACCCGGACTCAACAATATGACTTTGTCCCAATATCTGACGGGTGTCATTCACCCgcaaattttcattcaaaatcCCCATTAGGATTTGGACAAAGGGTAAATAGCCCatcaaaagtaaataaatgcgCGATTATGAGCAGTTCACTTCAAACATCCCCGGTATCGATGAGCACTGCGGCTAGTCCTTTTGTGAGTCCGAGAAATACTCCTGTCCCCAGATCACGTTTCTTCTCTAAACCAATACCCAAGCATAACGGGAGAAAAAGACGCAACCCTCTCACATTAGGCGTAACGGAACATTGCTCTAATAATAACAGACCGTTCGCTATACCAAACGATCAAAAATTTGTTACGAAATCTATGTGTAACAcgaatgtaaaatattgtcaACCAATGTCAGCTCCGCCTTCTccaaatattttatcacacTACAAATATCAAGTTTTCCAATCTTCTGGTATGCCTAATGGGGTAAATAATATGTGTCTCTTTACAAATAATTCTTTTAGAGAAAATATGAACGGGGATAATAGTCAGCCATTATCAGCTGATCCGTTATCTAGTGAAGTTAGTCAATTTTTTCAAGAGCCGATGGCTACGTATAGGCATGGGCATGATGCCACATTTAGGTCTCAGTCGGTCCCATTAAAACAGGCTATCAATAATATAGGTCTCCttagttataataatactcCCGTCGGTTCAGTGCCGCCTACACCAGTACCAAATGAATTCTGTGATTTTGGATCTCTAGCAGACTGCGACATTTCAAAAGCAGGGCTCAATCCCGAGACACTGGATAAAATTTATGATGCTATCGACAGTAGTAACGAGGTACTTAATGCAGGAACATCTACGAGTTTACTGAATTCTAATGATACCCTGACTAATGGTTGTGATACTTTACCAGATCAACAGATACTGACAGATGACCAAATAACGTCCTTTATACCTAGTGGTGGAGAGTTATTAGATAGGAGTGGACAATTTACTGAAACTTTTGCAAACAATTCTTCTTCTGCGGAAAATGttgaagaatttttaaaacgaaCAAATAGCATAGAATTTGATCTATCTGATTTAGAAacagataaaaacaaatattacacTTCTCGTTCAGTACCTAGCACTCCCCTACCCTATAAACGCGTCGCCCCAAATTTACAAATTGATTCCCGACGATCTCGAGAGTTGTTTCCAGCGGACAATTATTCAAACGTTTCCAACGGAATATCGTCAAAATCTGTTCCATCCACTCCGCAATTAGCTGAAGATAGAAGTATTTTTAGTTACAGTAATCGAGATTTCTTGATAAATGGAAATTCTGTCGAAATCTGCGGAACCAGTCAAGTGCGTCCAGTCGTCGACAACGACCAAGGGCTCACCTCTCCTCTCGATGTATTGCGTGAAGATATACTAGATCCACTGACTCCTGCAGCTGATTTATTAGCAGACCTAGATAAAATAGATGGAGCTCCATACGTTGACCTCTAA